In one window of Gloeocapsa sp. DLM2.Bin57 DNA:
- a CDS encoding ArsR family transcriptional regulator, with protein MNTSSKTNSLQLSPIAISLMADFFKVLAEESRIQILCALKSGQKNVTEIIEATGLGQANVSKHLKILNQAGIVSREQQGINVYYKIANPFLFELCDLVCSSIAWQVDQQNQQLAELQKF; from the coding sequence ATGAACACATCTAGCAAGACCAACTCTCTACAACTATCCCCGATCGCTATTTCTCTAATGGCGGACTTTTTTAAAGTTTTAGCTGAAGAAAGTCGTATTCAAATACTTTGTGCTCTCAAATCAGGACAAAAAAACGTTACAGAGATTATCGAAGCAACAGGTTTAGGACAAGCCAATGTCTCCAAACACTTAAAGATTTTAAATCAAGCGGGGATAGTTAGTCGTGAACAACAAGGAATTAACGTATATTATAAGATTGCTAATCCGTTCTTATTTGAACTTTGTGACCTAGTTTGTAGTTCTATCGCTTGGCAAGTAGATCAACAGAATCAACAGCTAGCAGAATTACAAAAATTCTAG
- a CDS encoding phosphatidate cytidylyltransferase, whose protein sequence is MIPLWVSLPFILGYLLIIVVLAELVSRWGNKKPEITRKIVHIGAGNVILLAWWLEIPAKFGIIAAIVAGSVSIVSYFLPILPSINSVGRQSLGTFFYAVSIGVLIAWFWPINHPEYAAIGILIMTWGDGLAAIIGQNFGSHRYQLWGITKSWEGSLTMFLVSWLITNLILGILTGFSLAILLTSLGVALLATVLEAFSQWGIDNLSVPLGSAFLGFWLLEFL, encoded by the coding sequence ATTATCCCTCTATGGGTTTCTCTTCCTTTCATTTTAGGTTATTTACTGATTATTGTAGTTTTAGCAGAATTAGTGAGCCGTTGGGGTAACAAAAAACCAGAAATTACCCGCAAAATTGTCCATATTGGCGCGGGTAACGTGATTTTATTGGCTTGGTGGTTAGAAATTCCCGCAAAATTTGGCATTATCGCTGCTATAGTTGCGGGCTCCGTCTCTATTGTATCTTACTTTCTGCCCATTTTACCTAGTATCAATAGTGTCGGTCGTCAAAGTTTGGGGACTTTTTTTTATGCTGTCAGTATAGGGGTGTTAATTGCTTGGTTTTGGCCCATTAATCACCCAGAGTATGCAGCTATTGGTATCCTAATTATGACTTGGGGGGATGGTTTAGCCGCGATTATTGGTCAGAATTTTGGTTCTCATCGTTATCAACTTTGGGGAATAACGAAAAGTTGGGAAGGATCTTTAACGATGTTTTTGGTTAGTTGGTTGATTACTAATCTGATTTTAGGTATTTTGACAGGTTTTAGTTTAGCAATCTTGCTAACCTCTCTAGGAGTTGCTTTACTAGCTACTGTTTTAGAAGCTTTTTCCCAATGGGGTATCGATAATTTAAGTGTACCCCTAGGGAGTGCTTTTTTAGGTTTTTGGCTGCTAGAATTTTTGTAA
- the lpdA gene encoding dihydrolipoyl dehydrogenase, translating into MSEQFDYDLMIIGAGVGGHGAALHAVKCGLRTAIVEAKDMGGTCVNRGCIPSKALLAASGRVRELNDRSHLKNLGISTQGATFNQEAIAAHANNLVSKIRGDLTNSLKRLKVDIIQGWGKLAAPHKVSVITSAGEQIYTAKDIILCPGSVPFVPPGIEIDHQTVFTSDEAVRLETLPQWIAIIGSGYIGLEFADIYTALGSEITMIEALDNLMPTFDPDIAKIAERVLIKPRGIETYTGTLAKTVKPGSPVIIELADAKTKEVKEVLEVDACLVATGRIPATKNLGLETVGLATDRRGFIAVNDQMAIMKDGEIVPNLWSIGDATGKMMLAHTASAQGIIAVENICRRDKTIDYRSIPAAAFTHPEISYVGLSEPQAQELAATEGFKVATVKSYYKGNSKALAELETEGLAKIIYREDNGELLGVHIIGIHASDLIQEAANAIASRESVHKLAFNVHAHPTLSEVLDEAYKRA; encoded by the coding sequence ATGAGCGAACAATTTGATTACGATTTAATGATTATAGGTGCGGGAGTAGGTGGTCATGGTGCTGCTCTACACGCGGTAAAATGTGGTTTACGCACCGCTATTGTTGAGGCTAAAGACATGGGAGGAACTTGTGTTAATAGAGGTTGTATCCCTTCAAAAGCCTTATTAGCAGCTTCAGGAAGAGTTAGAGAGTTAAACGATCGCTCTCATCTAAAAAATTTAGGTATATCTACTCAGGGAGCAACCTTTAATCAAGAAGCAATCGCAGCCCACGCTAATAACTTAGTGAGTAAAATTCGGGGAGACTTGACTAACAGTCTCAAACGACTCAAAGTGGATATTATTCAAGGTTGGGGGAAATTAGCAGCCCCTCACAAAGTTAGCGTGATTACCTCAGCAGGAGAACAAATCTACACAGCTAAAGATATCATACTCTGTCCTGGTTCAGTACCTTTTGTACCCCCTGGAATCGAAATCGATCATCAAACCGTCTTTACCAGTGATGAAGCGGTAAGACTAGAAACTCTACCTCAATGGATAGCTATTATTGGTAGTGGTTATATCGGGTTAGAATTTGCTGATATTTATACAGCCTTGGGTTCAGAGATTACCATGATTGAAGCCCTAGATAACCTGATGCCAACCTTTGACCCAGATATCGCTAAAATAGCCGAAAGAGTATTAATTAAACCACGGGGAATAGAAACTTATACAGGTACTCTAGCTAAAACCGTCAAACCAGGTTCACCAGTAATAATCGAACTCGCTGACGCTAAAACCAAAGAAGTTAAAGAAGTATTAGAAGTAGATGCTTGTCTTGTGGCGACAGGAAGAATTCCCGCTACTAAAAATCTAGGCTTAGAAACAGTAGGATTAGCAACCGATCGTCGTGGCTTCATTGCAGTTAATGACCAAATGGCGATAATGAAAGATGGAGAAATAGTACCTAATCTCTGGTCAATTGGTGACGCTACAGGTAAAATGATGTTAGCTCACACAGCTTCAGCCCAAGGAATTATCGCAGTAGAAAATATCTGCCGAAGGGATAAAACCATCGACTATAGAAGTATCCCGGCTGCTGCATTTACTCACCCAGAAATAAGCTATGTCGGTTTAAGCGAACCCCAAGCTCAAGAATTAGCAGCAACAGAAGGATTTAAAGTCGCTACAGTAAAAAGTTACTATAAAGGTAATTCTAAAGCTTTAGCGGAATTAGAAACAGAAGGACTAGCTAAAATTATCTATCGTGAAGATAACGGGGAATTATTAGGAGTTCATATCATCGGTATCCACGCTTCAGATTTAATCCAAGAAGCAGCTAACGCGATCGCCTCTAGAGAATCGGTACATAAATTAGCCTTTAACGTACACGCACATCCTACCCTTTCAGAAGTTCTTGACGAAGCCTATAAACGCGCTTAA
- a CDS encoding lipoate--protein ligase family protein — MQTIWRYLPPITTDGRLQMAIDSWLLEQHRLGKQPPCIRFYTWSRPTISLGYHQHRYPQHWQQLEGIDLVRRPTGGRAVLHEQDLTYMIVISGLSGRITDVYQYLCQFLIKGWRSLGLELNYGHGGKEYLNNPNCLATSTPADLVTSQGQKLIGSALLKQGNYYLQHGSIQLSQNTQLFTQVFGTPPEVYPSLNYDLDTIINALVEAVKDTFEIELKSEPLSAREWQEIKNLLK, encoded by the coding sequence ATGCAGACAATTTGGCGTTATCTCCCTCCTATTACAACTGATGGTCGGCTCCAAATGGCGATCGATAGCTGGTTATTAGAGCAACATCGACTAGGTAAACAACCTCCCTGTATAAGATTTTACACTTGGTCACGCCCAACTATTTCCCTAGGTTATCACCAACATCGTTACCCACAACATTGGCAGCAATTAGAGGGTATAGATCTAGTCAGACGTCCTACTGGTGGTAGGGCTGTTTTACATGAGCAAGATTTAACCTATATGATTGTAATCTCAGGGCTATCAGGAAGAATCACAGATGTTTATCAATACCTATGTCAATTTCTGATTAAGGGATGGCGATCGCTGGGTTTAGAATTAAATTATGGTCATGGTGGCAAAGAATATCTTAACAATCCTAATTGTTTAGCTACGAGTACTCCTGCTGATTTAGTTACTTCTCAAGGACAAAAACTGATTGGGAGTGCTTTACTTAAACAAGGTAATTACTATTTACAACATGGCTCAATACAACTAAGTCAAAATACTCAATTATTTACTCAAGTATTTGGTACTCCTCCCGAGGTTTACCCATCCCTTAATTATGATTTAGATACTATCATCAATGCTTTAGTAGAAGCAGTTAAGGATACTTTTGAGATTGAGTTAAAGAGTGAACCCTTATCAGCTAGAGAATGGCAAGAAATCAAGAATCTTCTTAAGTAA
- a CDS encoding histone deacetylase → MALPVVYHPDYVAPLPDGHRFPMAKFKQLYELLLTEQIISTDSIYTPELPPQTWLELVHTPDYVQAYCQRTLDAKAVRRIGLPCTEMLVKRTCIAVAGTVLTAQLALKLGICCNCAGGTHHAFPSYGSGFCIFNDLAIAAQVLLQQGLVKKVLIVDLDVHQGDGTAFIFRDNPSVFTFSMHCEANFPNQKQQSDWDIPLPIGLDDDGYLQILAKSLPDLLSEVKPDLVLYDAGVDTHVNDALGKLALSDRGIYRREMLVFSTCAAMGYPVAAVIGGGYAADLDALVYRHSLSHRAASEVFTAKIKKILKY, encoded by the coding sequence ATGGCTCTTCCTGTAGTTTATCATCCTGATTATGTAGCTCCTTTACCAGATGGTCATCGTTTCCCGATGGCTAAATTTAAACAACTCTATGAATTACTCTTAACTGAACAGATTATTAGTACTGATTCTATCTACACTCCTGAGTTACCCCCCCAAACATGGTTAGAATTAGTCCATACCCCTGATTATGTTCAAGCTTATTGTCAGAGAACTTTAGATGCTAAAGCAGTCAGACGTATAGGGTTACCCTGTACCGAAATGCTGGTTAAACGTACCTGTATCGCTGTCGCGGGAACGGTTTTAACCGCTCAATTAGCTCTGAAATTAGGTATCTGTTGTAATTGCGCAGGGGGAACTCATCACGCTTTTCCTAGTTATGGTTCGGGTTTTTGTATTTTTAATGATCTGGCGATCGCTGCTCAAGTTTTACTACAACAGGGTTTAGTTAAAAAAGTCCTGATCGTAGATTTAGATGTACATCAAGGGGATGGAACAGCTTTTATTTTCCGTGATAATCCTTCTGTGTTTACTTTTTCGATGCACTGTGAAGCTAATTTCCCGAATCAAAAACAACAAAGCGATTGGGATATACCCCTACCTATCGGTTTAGATGATGATGGTTATCTACAAATTCTCGCTAAATCTTTACCTGATTTGTTATCAGAGGTTAAACCTGATCTAGTTTTATACGATGCAGGAGTTGATACTCACGTTAATGACGCTTTGGGTAAACTAGCTTTGAGCGATCGCGGTATTTATCGTCGTGAAATGCTCGTCTTCAGTACCTGTGCGGCTATGGGTTATCCAGTAGCGGCTGTCATTGGTGGAGGTTATGCAGCTGATCTTGATGCTCTGGTCTATCGTCATTCTCTCTCACATCGTGCAGCTAGTGAGGTTTTTACGGCTAAAATTAAAAAAATTCTCAAATACTAA
- a CDS encoding transglutaminase family protein: MNRTFNCGCELDYQVTSESTFIFNVAVAKTENHQIITENLELTPQLPSEEFVSPMVNNRYLKVNVPPGQFKLKYQAQVKVSYLDIDPNEIIEVPPKDLPINILQYINPSRYCESDRLFRFAQSEFGDLQSGYSKVTAICNWIYDHVTYISGSTDAQTSAFNTVTERAGVCRDFAHLGAALCRALNIPARFAAGYAYDLVPRDFHAYFEAYLGGRWYLFDATRLAPLEGLIRIGTGRDAADISFATIFGAVTMDKMQLFVDALDQDKPEATTEAISPA, translated from the coding sequence ATGAACAGAACATTTAACTGTGGTTGTGAACTCGATTATCAAGTAACAAGCGAAAGTACCTTTATCTTTAATGTTGCTGTAGCTAAGACGGAAAATCATCAAATTATTACAGAAAATTTAGAATTAACTCCTCAGCTTCCTTCGGAAGAATTTGTTAGTCCAATGGTTAATAATCGTTATCTTAAGGTTAACGTACCCCCAGGACAATTTAAACTCAAATATCAAGCACAAGTAAAAGTCAGTTATCTAGATATAGACCCTAATGAGATCATCGAAGTTCCCCCCAAAGACTTACCCATCAATATTTTGCAGTATATTAATCCCTCTCGTTATTGTGAATCTGATCGTCTTTTTCGTTTTGCTCAATCAGAATTTGGGGATTTACAATCGGGTTATTCTAAAGTAACCGCCATCTGCAATTGGATCTATGATCATGTTACCTACATTTCTGGGAGTACAGATGCTCAAACCTCAGCATTTAACACTGTAACGGAAAGAGCGGGAGTTTGTCGTGATTTTGCTCATTTAGGAGCAGCTTTATGTCGCGCTTTAAATATTCCTGCGCGCTTTGCTGCCGGATATGCTTATGATTTAGTTCCTCGGGATTTCCACGCTTATTTTGAAGCTTACTTAGGGGGACGTTGGTATTTATTTGATGCTACCCGTTTAGCTCCCTTAGAAGGATTAATCCGAATAGGCACTGGTAGAGATGCTGCTGACATTTCTTTTGCTACTATTTTTGGTGCTGTCACCATGGATAAGATGCAATTATTTGTTGATGCTTTAGATCAGGATAAACCAGAAGCAACCACAGAGGCGATTTCTCCTGCATAA
- the yidD gene encoding membrane protein insertion efficiency factor YidD, giving the protein MKYILILLIQFYRNFISPLFPPSCRFQPTCSQYCLEAIQEFGALRGSYLGIKRILKCHPFHPGGYDPIPRKK; this is encoded by the coding sequence ATGAAATATATACTTATTCTCTTAATTCAGTTTTATCGCAACTTTATCTCTCCTTTATTTCCTCCTAGTTGTCGTTTTCAACCCACTTGCTCTCAATATTGTTTAGAAGCAATTCAAGAGTTTGGAGCGCTGCGAGGTAGTTACTTAGGAATTAAACGGATACTGAAATGTCATCCCTTCCATCCTGGAGGATATGATCCAATTCCACGTAAAAAATAA
- the trpC gene encoding indole-3-glycerol phosphate synthase TrpC: protein MEIRRINPSPTVAISSLSYKIAVPEAEPKNILEKIVWHKEAEVTKRRDKLPLLELRKQLQTLPPPLDFRQALLDSTLKPALIAEVKKASPSKGVIRPDFDPVAIAQEYAQGNATCLSVLTDEQFFQGSFEYLAQIRQEVSLPLLCKEFILYPYQIYLARCKGADAVLLIAAILSNQDLQYFLKIIQTLGMTALIEVHTLEELDRVLTLDGVNLIGINNRNLQDFSVELDTTINLLAARSTEIKKKGIITVSESGLYDNADIHKVQQAGATAVLIGESLVKQPSPSEAIAALYKHNQ from the coding sequence ATGGAAATTAGACGTATTAACCCTAGTCCCACCGTAGCAATTAGTAGCCTAAGTTACAAAATAGCCGTACCAGAAGCTGAACCCAAAAATATACTCGAAAAAATAGTTTGGCACAAAGAAGCAGAAGTAACCAAAAGAAGAGACAAATTACCTCTACTAGAATTAAGGAAGCAACTGCAAACATTACCACCTCCATTAGACTTTCGCCAAGCTTTATTAGATAGCACCCTCAAACCAGCTTTAATCGCGGAAGTAAAAAAAGCTTCCCCTAGTAAAGGGGTGATTCGTCCTGATTTCGATCCAGTGGCGATCGCTCAAGAATACGCCCAAGGTAATGCAACCTGTCTGTCTGTATTAACAGATGAACAATTCTTTCAGGGAAGCTTTGAATACCTCGCTCAAATTCGTCAAGAGGTATCTCTACCCCTACTCTGTAAAGAATTTATCCTCTACCCTTATCAAATCTATCTCGCTAGATGTAAAGGTGCTGACGCGGTTTTACTAATAGCAGCTATTTTGAGTAACCAAGACTTGCAATATTTCCTGAAAATTATCCAAACTCTAGGAATGACAGCACTAATAGAAGTACACACCCTAGAGGAATTAGATAGAGTCTTAACCCTAGATGGTGTAAACTTAATCGGGATTAATAATCGCAACCTCCAAGACTTTAGCGTTGAACTCGATACAACTATTAATTTACTAGCAGCAAGAAGTACAGAGATTAAGAAAAAAGGGATAATCACCGTGAGTGAATCAGGATTGTACGATAATGCAGATATTCACAAGGTTCAACAAGCAGGAGCAACAGCAGTCTTAATTGGAGAGTCTCTGGTTAAACAACCTTCACCCTCTGAAGCGATCGCAGCTCTCTATAAACACAACCAATAA
- the msrB gene encoding peptide-methionine (R)-S-oxide reductase, translating to MSKNTEKQFPVSKTDTEWSQVLTPEQFRVLRKHGTERAFTSPLDKEYSSGVYVCAACGQPLFTSETKYNSGTGWPSFWQPIEGAIETSVDRSLFMTRTEVHCSNCGGHLGHVFSDGPKPTGQRYCMNGVSLNFKPEE from the coding sequence ATGAGTAAGAACACAGAAAAACAATTTCCCGTCAGCAAAACTGACACCGAATGGAGTCAAGTACTAACACCTGAACAATTCCGCGTTTTACGCAAACACGGTACAGAAAGAGCCTTTACTAGTCCTTTAGATAAGGAGTATTCCTCTGGAGTTTATGTCTGTGCTGCTTGTGGTCAACCCTTATTTACATCAGAAACTAAATATAATAGTGGTACAGGTTGGCCCAGTTTTTGGCAACCCATAGAGGGAGCGATTGAAACTTCTGTCGATCGCTCTTTATTTATGACTCGTACCGAGGTACATTGTAGTAATTGTGGTGGTCATTTAGGTCACGTCTTTTCTGATGGACCAAAACCGACGGGACAACGCTATTGTATGAATGGTGTATCCTTGAATTTTAAACCCGAAGAATAA